The Nicotiana sylvestris chromosome 6, ASM39365v2, whole genome shotgun sequence genomic sequence TGCTCCTCGTGTGATATATCTTTTGATTCATCAACTAGTATACCGAAAAAATCCCCATCCAGGTCTTCAATGATAGCTTTAATTGTTTCTTTAGCACAAGCATCAAcaatatctttttgaatatttggAAAATACATCATTTCATTTGTTGGAGTATTTTCTAATATAATGCTTCCAACATCTCGATCAATATCTCCATACCATCGCAAAAGCTCAAGAAAAATACCTCTATTTGTAGAAGATTGACTCTCATCATGCCCACGAAATGGCAAACCTAGTCTCAAAAGAAATCTTGCCACACTGATTGAAGCACTCAAGTGATGTCGAGACTCACTTTTTTCTTTCTCGGATTGTTTGTCAAAAGAAGTGCAAATTGATTGTGATTGATTCATTAAATCAAGCATCGTATTGAAGCACTTGTTGTGGATGCTATTTACTTCTCCGATATGagctttaaatctttcaatagCCTTGTTCCAAGCTTTAAAGCCATTTTTTGTAAAAGCATATCCCGTAATTCCATGACTTTCATGTTCATTTTTGAACAAATAACAAACCAAACAATATGCAACATCTTTTGATATATCGTACTCCAACCACTTAGAATGCTGACCCTTAAACCAACCAGGACAAAACAGACGCATTATCTTCCCAAATTTAGTTTTAGGAAAATCATGATTCACAGGCCGGCAAGgcttttttttaatataatgtcTTCTAACTTCATCAAGTATATTATGGTTGTATTCTGTAATAGGCTTTCTATCTCCCGAATCAATGTTGAGAGATTCTAAATCAAGATAAAAAAGAAATGTGTCCCTCTGAATTTCCGGAGCTATGGATGAAGCAATAGATGGATTAATAGAACTAAAACTTGGTTGCACAACATTCGTTCTTGTGACAAACCTATCCATCTCTATTCACAAAGATTGATGAAATATTCCTACAAAATAAGATTCAATTTTACCTGAAAATCAATTCAAGTAATTCAACTAAATCCTATTGGGGAACTCATGCCCCTCTTTAACAATATAAATAATAAAGCAATAACAACATATTTAACCACATTGCACCGGAAAATTGATCACACTTCTTTATAACTAAAAATATCAGAAGTATTTATTCTTTCGAAAGATAAGATGAGAACTTACAAATTTTTGAAGCAATGAGCCAATGAGGATAAATTCATCAATCGCACAAACTGATGCTAATAACCTACATTTATCCCCCAAAAAAATCAGTTTTGAAATTAAGTCAGAAATAGAGATAAATTTATTTTTCACCTTCTGACAAGTACACATAACTATTGTTTAGTTTCCATAAAATAATTACAATAAGTGGGAGCAGTCATaaaaatattattgaatttatttTACAAAGCATAGATAATAGGAATTGTAGTTTGTAAAACCTAATATCTTCAATAGAATATTACCATTTATACCCAAAATCTATAGCATAAATCAAAATACTAAATCTTATTACCTTGTTCCTTGTGTTTTAATTTTGGGATAGGGAAGTCAAGAAAACTTATTGTTCACTGTGTAACCTGTGAAACTTAAAAGGAGAACTGGAGAAGCCGAGAGggattttgttttaatattttggTTTGGTGTCTTTTGAAAGCCTACCAATATTTTAACTAGTGGGGGATTCTTTTTCTCCTCTCTTCTAACTAGTAAACAAGAGGAaattaaaaaatggaaaaaaaaaagtaaaagaaggtacAATAAATCAGCATTGAAAAAGATTAGAAAACAAGGAAGTCAATGATttattaaataaggaaaagtGTTATTTTTTGGAACAAAAAACATTGCCAGCAAGATTCAATCTCATAACGTTAGCTATTCAAGCGCCCAAACCTCAGCCTCCAAACCAAAACACCCATTGGAATTTTTGGTTAATGGGTGCTTGCTAATATATTATATCAATTTTCATAAAGGTTTTATATTAGTATACCGAGTCCCCGTCGGAGTCAGTGGGTGCTGCAACACCCAGAACCTTACACGTGGATCCACCCTtagccagggcaattgaatgaaagaagaaaagagtttcttaggtcattcaatggacaattatatttgacatgaacatatagttggtcgcctattaggatttgacagttgaaccatatcctagggtaattcagagctataaggacagaaagAAATGCTACTTTATTCTTCTACtagttcttgagagtaaattgtatattttattatattcaatcgttaaggagtgttgctagatgccatccttgattagtatattgatgcgatcaatttactaccggcttaGTGTAACGACTGTCGTGCCCtctttttttctcgcgaaatagggtttatgacattgacaactcttttaacgggtattaaaagagaagagtcgccacctaatgattaaagtgcattaggacactaagaagagtttgatttaggaaaAGCAGAGATcgagtaagggcttgaaattatcccgaaggTAAGGTGTTAGGtgcccctcagaatccactagtatggttcccggccatactataattgtgactttaagtaagcaaataagagtttcaaatatgagggggttttcacataagggttgcaaatagataaaattaaaagaagtgaaaggcaagctaaaatttgaggaaaatggtttaaaatttttgaaaggtaaacaacgaaataaacaagtaaaggaaagggggggggtcctaagtttataaataatatggatcaccccacacaatgtccggtaatcgctCCTCGACGAGGGTTTACACGTGACATTACTCCTGCGCCCCTCAATCCCATATCTACTACTTAGTCAAGCCCTTAACTACTTCTATATCTTAGAACAACCCTGCTCTCTGATCGACGTTTTATAGTCTGCATATCTATGGAAAGAGGAAGCTAGGAGAGGATTCTAAACAATTCTATCGAGCcgaacaacaaaaagagaaagatagAATACCTTTCTTAGCTAGCCTAGCGTGCTAGAAACCTACAGGGAACAAGAGCCAGATCGAAGACATTCCTTTCattcttttatacccctctcttctTAGTTGCTCCTCTTTCTAGGGATCTAATGGTCGTAGACCACCTTCTTGTGACTATGTTGAAGAATTCTTTCCCCCCTTTGAGTTCTCGAGTGAAAGGGTCCAAGCCATAGGAAAATATCCAGTTTCTCTCGCAACATATCTAGTTTATCCTGAAGCAGCATTTCTCGAAGTAGCATTCCCATAAGTAGAGGATGAAACCCTTGCTTGTTTATCCCGACTAGGGTTTATGAATCACTCAAACGAGCCTTTCTAGCCGCATCTGAATCGGCATCCCTATCCATATGTTTATGCGCAGGGGCATCCAAATCCGAATCTGTAGAATCTATTGGGGAATCCCCATCCGCACCCGAATTGGCTAAATCTAGTATAGTGGGTCTTGTTCCGATGCGGGAAAAAATCTTTTTAAAGGGCATCTCGGCGAAAGAGGACTGAGAacc encodes the following:
- the LOC104214708 gene encoding uncharacterized protein, whose amino-acid sequence is MDRFVTRTNVVQPSFSSINPSIASSIAPEIQRDTFLFYLDLESLNIDSGDRKPITEYNHNILDEVRRHYIKKKPCRPVNHDFPKTKFGKIMRLFCPGWFKGQHSKWLEYDISKDVAYCLVCYLFKNEHESHGITGYAFTKNGFKAWNKAIERFKAHIGEVNSIHNKCFNTMLDLMNQSQSICTSFDKQSEKEKSESRHHLSASISVARFLLRLGLPFRGHDESQSSTNRGIFLELLRWYGDIDRDVGSIILENTPTNEMMYFPNIQKDIVDACAKETIKAIIEDLDGDFFGILVDESKDISHEEQMTLVLRYVNKEGKFIERFVGIVHVSNKSAMSLKKAIYSFLSNHSLSPTQIRGQGYDGASNMQGELNGVKTLILNDCPSSYWIHCFAHQLQLCDDLAGLS